Proteins encoded in a region of the Bombina bombina isolate aBomBom1 chromosome 12, aBomBom1.pri, whole genome shotgun sequence genome:
- the SLC10A3 gene encoding P3 protein, with the protein MQGLLFTFFLLGSVLPNELQAKSHKLFQEHVNRSVHLSENISSVPSTGQSLNVSNGSAASIHPTSSSVSLLTSSVLSPRFLQIGDGCCLQFDFLEHRKGVIVINTGTAPQSSDLSVESLDTSILRILNVSRSTGGLPGRFLAQISSGMPGTAHLLIRLQQQGSVLEERDDFSIRVIPQESPDYAGSAVGHFSESPLLYALLPLLFINKCAFGCKVDLEVLKGLLVRPHPLILGILGQFVLMPLYSYILSRLLGLSQLLALGLLVTCSSPGGGGGYLYSLLLGGDVTLAISMTLVSTVAAVALMPLSSSIYGRFIGVHHTMHIPFLKILATLLFIAVPISTGMFIKWKFPGVSRLLLHLIKPFSVLLMVGGLVMAYQMGSSLLSQVPTMLVAAALTVPLVGLIAGYLLATCLRLPIAQCRTVSIEVGVQNSLLALAVLQLSFPRTEADISSQAPFLVALSGTSEMLLIVILHATYRKLKDCLR; encoded by the coding sequence ATGCAGGGATTGCTCTTCACCTTTTTCCTATTGGGATCTGTGCTGCCTAACGAGCTCCAGGCAAAATCCCACAAGTTATTCCAGGAACATGTTAACAGGTCTGTGCACCTCTCAGAAAACATTTCATCTGTTCCTAGTACTGGGCAATCCTTGAATGTATCTAATGGTTCTGCTGCATCTATCCACCCAACTTCCAgctctgtgtctctgcttacttcTTCTGTTCTTTCCCCAAGATTTTTGCAGATTGGAGATGGCTGCTGCCTTCAGTTTGACTTCCTAGAACACCGTAAAGGTGTAATTGTCATCAACACTGGAACTGCACCTCAAAGCTCTGATCTCAGTGTTGAGTCCCTTGATACATCTATTCTAAGAATACTGAATGTAAGCCGAAGTACTGGAGGATTGCCAGGCAGGTTCCTGGCTCAGATCAGTTCTGGGATGCCAGGTACAGCTCATCTTCTCATTCGGTTGCAGCAGCAGGGATCGGTGTTAGAGGAGAGAGATGACTTCTCCATCCGCGTTATTCCACAGGAAAGCCCAGATTATGCAGGATCTGCTGTTGGACACTTTTCAGAAAGCCCTCTTCTTTATGCTCTTCTGCCCCTTCTCTTCATCAACAAATGTGCCTTTGGATGTAAAGTGGACCTTGAGGTATTGAAAGGTCTTCTGGTACGACCTCATCCTTTGATCCTGGGCATTCTGGGACAATTTGTGTTAATGCCTCTGTATTCGTACATCCTATCACGGCTTCTGGGCCTCTCTCAACTGCTGGCATTAGGACTGTTGGTTACCTGTTCTTCGCCTGGTGGAGGAGGAGGTTATTTGTACAGTTTACTCTTAGGGGGTGATGTTACCCTAGCCATATCAATGACATTGGTATCCACAGTGGCTGCAGTGGCTTTGATGCCCCTTTCCTCCTCAATCTATGGACGTTTTATTGGTGTACACCACACAATGCACATTCCTTTTCTAAAAATCCTTGCCACGTTGCTCTTCATTGCAGTTCCAATTTCTACAGGTATGTTCATCAAGTGGAAATTTCCAGGGGTGTCCAGACTACTGCTTCACCTCATTAAGCCATTCAGTGTCCTGCTAATGGTAGGGGGTTTGGTTATGGCCTATCAGATGGGTTCTTCATTGCTGAGCCAGGTGCCCACTATGCTGGTTGCAGCTGCCCTTACTGTACCCCTAGTTGGTCTGATTGCTGGTTACTTGCTGGCCACATGTCTGCGCTTGCCCATTGCTCAGTGTCGGACAGTCAGCATTGAGGTTGGCGTGCAGAACAGCCTGCTGGCGCTGGCAGTTCTTCAGCTTTCTTTTCCACGTACTGAAGCAGATATTTCCTCTCAAGCTCCCTTTTTGGTAGCCCTCAGTGGTACTTCTGAAATGCTACTAATTGTCATTTTACATGCGACCTACAGAAAATTGAAAGACTGTTTGAGATGA